A genomic window from Brassica oleracea var. oleracea cultivar TO1000 chromosome C8, BOL, whole genome shotgun sequence includes:
- the LOC106308184 gene encoding alkylated DNA repair protein alkB homolog 8 isoform X1, protein MGRVLSKTPSRSEEVRNHKEQSLVRKMVQPRFVRPSPSSGTGESNSSNLYVANCGPAVGLSHDAIGAVFSAFGEVKGVYPADESGVRVIISFADPFSAKSALESLSGRPCPDLDGRTLHIRHSVLQLPSQTQVNECVPVSLSGSDLNIPGLFLLPDFVTAEEEQQLLAAVDTQPWIGLAKRRVQHYGYEFCYGTRNVDTKNRLGELPPFVSPILQRISLFPNLDYDPASLKLDQLTVNEYPSGVGLSPHIDTHSAFEDCIFSLSLAGPCIMEFRRYSASTWKVTSTSTDEEEKPDTSTCIKKALYLPPRSMLLLSGEARYAWNHYIPHHKIDKVKDKVIRRSPRRVSFTLRKVRNHPCRCEFPQYCDSQQQKHN, encoded by the exons ATGGGTCGGGTCCTTTCGAAAACCCCAAGTCGGTCGGAGGAAGTGAGGAACCACAAGGAACAGTCTCTGGTTAGGAAAATGGTGCAGCCCCGATTCGTCCGTCCGTCGCCTTCCTCCGGCACCGGAGAATCCAACTCATCCAATCTGTACGTCGCGAATTGCGGGCCGGCGGTTGGACTTTCGCACGACGCGATAGGGGCGGTGTTCTCTGCTTTCGGTGAAGTGAAGGGCGTCTACCCGGCGGACGAGAGCGGCGTTCGTGTCATCATCTCTTTCGCGGATCCGTTCTCCGCGAAATCCGCTCTAGAATCCTTGAGTGGTCGGCCATGTCCGGACCTCGATGGACGGACTCTACATATTCGACACTCTGTTCTTCAGTTACCTTCCCAG ACGCAGGTGAACGAATGCGTCCCAGTGTCTTTGTCTGGTTCAGATTTGAATATCCCAGGGCTCTTCCTGTTACCTGATTTTGTCACTGCTGAAGAAGAACAG CAATTGCTTGCGGCTGTTGATACTCAGCCTTGGATCGGTCTCGCCAAACGGCGTGTTCAACACTATGGATATGAGTTTTGTTACGGGACAAGAAATGTTGATACCAAGAACCGTCTCGGAGAGCTTCCACCGTTTGTTTCTCCTATACTCCAAAGAATCTCATTGTTCCCGAACCTTGACTACGACCCAGCAAGCTTGAAACTAGACCAGTTAACG GTAAATGAGTACCCATCTGGTGTGGGTTTATCACCTCACATTGACACACATTCAGCGTTTGAAGATTGCATTTTCAGCCTTTCCTTAGCTGGTCCTTGCATTATGGAGTTCAGAAGATACTCTGCTTCCACCTGGAAAGTAACCTCAACCAGCACGGATGAAGAAGAGAAGCCAGATACCTCCACTTGCATCAAGAAAGCTTTATATCTTCCTCCTCGGTCTATGCTCCTATTATCCGGGGAAGCTCGCTACGCTTGGAATCATTACATTCCACATCACAAG ATTGACAAGGTGAAGGATAAAGTGATCAGGAGAAGTCCGAGAAGGGTATCTTTCACATTGCGGAAG GTGAGAAATCATCCTTGCAGGTGTGAGTTCCCACAATACTGTGACTCTCAACAACAAAAACATAACTGA
- the LOC106308184 gene encoding alkylated DNA repair protein alkB homolog 8 isoform X2, whose product MGRVLSKTPSRSEEVRNHKEQSLVRKMVQPRFVRPSPSSGTGESNSSNLYVANCGPAVGLSHDAIGAVFSAFGEVKGVYPADESGVRVIISFADPFSAKSALESLSGRPCPDLDGRTLHIRHSVLQLPSQVNECVPVSLSGSDLNIPGLFLLPDFVTAEEEQQLLAAVDTQPWIGLAKRRVQHYGYEFCYGTRNVDTKNRLGELPPFVSPILQRISLFPNLDYDPASLKLDQLTVNEYPSGVGLSPHIDTHSAFEDCIFSLSLAGPCIMEFRRYSASTWKVTSTSTDEEEKPDTSTCIKKALYLPPRSMLLLSGEARYAWNHYIPHHKIDKVKDKVIRRSPRRVSFTLRKVRNHPCRCEFPQYCDSQQQKHN is encoded by the exons ATGGGTCGGGTCCTTTCGAAAACCCCAAGTCGGTCGGAGGAAGTGAGGAACCACAAGGAACAGTCTCTGGTTAGGAAAATGGTGCAGCCCCGATTCGTCCGTCCGTCGCCTTCCTCCGGCACCGGAGAATCCAACTCATCCAATCTGTACGTCGCGAATTGCGGGCCGGCGGTTGGACTTTCGCACGACGCGATAGGGGCGGTGTTCTCTGCTTTCGGTGAAGTGAAGGGCGTCTACCCGGCGGACGAGAGCGGCGTTCGTGTCATCATCTCTTTCGCGGATCCGTTCTCCGCGAAATCCGCTCTAGAATCCTTGAGTGGTCGGCCATGTCCGGACCTCGATGGACGGACTCTACATATTCGACACTCTGTTCTTCAGTTACCTTCCCAG GTGAACGAATGCGTCCCAGTGTCTTTGTCTGGTTCAGATTTGAATATCCCAGGGCTCTTCCTGTTACCTGATTTTGTCACTGCTGAAGAAGAACAG CAATTGCTTGCGGCTGTTGATACTCAGCCTTGGATCGGTCTCGCCAAACGGCGTGTTCAACACTATGGATATGAGTTTTGTTACGGGACAAGAAATGTTGATACCAAGAACCGTCTCGGAGAGCTTCCACCGTTTGTTTCTCCTATACTCCAAAGAATCTCATTGTTCCCGAACCTTGACTACGACCCAGCAAGCTTGAAACTAGACCAGTTAACG GTAAATGAGTACCCATCTGGTGTGGGTTTATCACCTCACATTGACACACATTCAGCGTTTGAAGATTGCATTTTCAGCCTTTCCTTAGCTGGTCCTTGCATTATGGAGTTCAGAAGATACTCTGCTTCCACCTGGAAAGTAACCTCAACCAGCACGGATGAAGAAGAGAAGCCAGATACCTCCACTTGCATCAAGAAAGCTTTATATCTTCCTCCTCGGTCTATGCTCCTATTATCCGGGGAAGCTCGCTACGCTTGGAATCATTACATTCCACATCACAAG ATTGACAAGGTGAAGGATAAAGTGATCAGGAGAAGTCCGAGAAGGGTATCTTTCACATTGCGGAAG GTGAGAAATCATCCTTGCAGGTGTGAGTTCCCACAATACTGTGACTCTCAACAACAAAAACATAACTGA